A portion of the Poecilia reticulata strain Guanapo linkage group LG23, Guppy_female_1.0+MT, whole genome shotgun sequence genome contains these proteins:
- the LOC103459124 gene encoding cystine/glutamate transporter: MERTQIKKEQDKGKTEEEAVRLRREIGLLPAVSFIIGTVVGSGIFIAPKGVLMNSGSVGLSLLVWALCGILSLFGALCYAELGTTFTKSGGHYTYLLETLGPLPAFLRLWVEFLFIRPAVASYVSLAFGRYVVEPLFAPCPAPSALIKLVSILGVTFVVAVNCWSVSMASRTQVTLTFIKMFALVLIIIPGVIALAKGKTENFQNGFELESITLDRLPLAFYNGLYAYGGWFYLNFVTEEVINPNRNIPLAIICSMVTVTVFYVLVNVAYYTVMTPAELLLSDAVAVTFANRALQGLASVIPILVALSCLGALNGGFFGSPRMLFVGAREGHWPPIFSMIHVRQRTPLPAVLLLYPLVVVMLITGEIYQLINFASFSRWFFIALATLGMLVHRYRFSHHPRPFKVPLVIAVTFTVVCFFIVGLSLYSDPWNTGRSCALTLTGVPVYYATVHRFRVPRRLAHIFNYCSKQLQILLEVAQQEVQTY; this comes from the exons atggaGAGGACACAGATAAAGAAAGAGCAAGATAAGGGGAAGACGGAGGAGGAAGCGGTGCGCCTTCGGAGGGAGATTGGGCTGCTTCCTGCTGTGTCCTTCATCATCGGGACGGTGGTTGGCAGTGGGATCTTTATCGCTCCGAAGGGAGTGTTGATGAACAGTGGCAGCGTGGGGCTGTCTCTGCTGGTGTGGGCGCTGTGTGGCATCCTGTCCCTGTTTG GGGCCTTATGTTATGCTGAACTAGGAACCACTTTCACAAAATCCGGGGGTCACTACACTTATCTCCTAGAGACGCTGGGGCCCCTGCCAGCCTTCTTAAGACTCTGGGTTGAGTTCCTCTTTATAAG accAGCTGTGGCGTCCTACGTCTCCCTGGCTTTCGGACGTTACGTTGTTGAACCTTTATTTGCACCTTGTCCTGCTCCTTCAGCACTGATCAAACTCGTCAGTATCCTCGGAGTGA CATTTGTTGTTGCAGTTAACTGCTGGAGCGTCAGCATGGCCTCGCGCACTCAGGTCACCTTGACCTTCATTAAGATGTTTGCGCTGGTACTCATAATTATTCCTGGGGTCATTGCTCTAGCAAAAG GAAAGACAGAAAATTTCCAGAATGGATTTGAGTTGGAGTCCATAACTCTGGACAGGCTGCCACTGGCTTTCTATAACGGTTTATATGCATATGGTGGATG GTTTTATCTGAACTTTGTCACAGAAGAAGTAATAAATCCAAATag AAACATCCCTTTGGCAATAATCTGCTCCATGGTGACGGTGACGGTGTTTTACGTGCTCGTCAACGTGGCCTACTACACCGTGATGACGCccgctgagctgctgctgtctgacgCAGTGGCTGTG ACGTTTGCAAACCGTGCTCTCCAGGGCCTGGCCTCAGTGATTCCCATTCTGGTCGCTCTGTCTTGCCTTGGAGCTCTCAATGGCGGCTTCTTCGGCTCGCCCAG GATGCTGTTTGTGGGCGCCAGAGAAGGCCACTGGCCACCGATCTTTTCCATGATTCATGTCCGACAACGCACACCGTTACCTGCTGTGCTCCTCCTG TATCCATTGGTGGTGGTGATGTTAATCACTGGGGAAATCTACCAGCTCATCAACTTTGCCTCTTTTTCACGCTGGTTCTTCATCGCCCTGGCAACCTTGGGCATGCTCGTCCATCGATACCGCTTCTCCCACCACCCAAGGCCCTTCAAG GTCCCTTTGGTCATTGCGGTCACCTTCACAGTGGTTTGCTTCTTCATTGTGGGTCTCTCGCTTTATTCGGACCCCTGGAACACGGGGCGGAGCTGTGCCCTCACTCTAACAGGAGTTCCCGTTTACTACGCGACTGTCCATCGCTTTCGGGTGCCACGTAGATTAGCGCACATTTTCA ATTATTGCAGCAAGCAGCTGCAGATCCTGCTGGAAGTGGCTCAACAAGAAGTCCAGACATACTGA
- the foxm1 gene encoding forkhead box protein M1, which produces MRRSPRRPLILKRRKLPFLQNEPTQADKQTQHGATGSGEPIKPAASQCLPHGIPIMNHPSMSDTQVVVIPKEADLQSIIGVLTAKGKESGVQGPNKFILLSESGSRGNGSFCQAAVKEESSPAGITDAQPVKSDTIHNMPDAKPLTGNQSSASCSPLDDSLTNIQWLGKMNTSALEPHLANQTTDKEKKLQAPQILQTHSTNSNPEGSHQPTLQRPPYSYTAMIQFAINSRKNRGMTLKEIYTWIEDHFPYYREVAKPGWKNSIRHNLSLHDMFIRERSPDGKTSFWTIRPDINRCLTLDQVYRPCCDPGTVSSPVPLLPCPHQHEKKNISAAVRKAPASTERRMKPLLPRTDSYLVPIQLPIASSAYLPSLSGSYCPSGSKHKQNASRGTKRVRIAPKVTEGDSPAVALAPHVDLKAEPVNVPTKRETRKPPPKRQSSSSRRKQSLVNSLQDEPILFCPDNSFFDSGVASDASTSQDVREADSAEQQQHFQGSPERELYFKTPIKSHSHLSSSTPSKPPPSVTLEPWKVTPVGKDSQSVLDFSPIRTPGGPVVTPRQEYTTFSFNSTPFKELPLFSSPRELLTPAPCRAPPTDSPTETQLADAPAVSPSNRSITEGLILDTMNDSLSKILVDISFSALDDEDLGIANISLSEFLGQFM; this is translated from the exons ATGAGACGGAGCCCAAGGAGACCCCTGATtctgaaaaggagaaaacttCCATTTCTGCAAAATGAACCAACTCAGGCTGACAAGCAAACTCAGCACGGTGCAACAGGGTCTGGGGAGCCGATTAAGCCAGCAGCCAGCCAGTGCCTCCCACACGGCATCCCCATCATGAATCACCCCTCCATGTCTGACACTCAGGTGGTTGTCATCCCTAAAGAGGCAGATCTGCAAAGCATCATCGGTGTGCTCACTGCAAAGGGCAAAGAGAGTGGCGTCCAAGGCCCAAACAAGTTCATCCTTCTCAGTGAGAGTGGCAGCAGGGGCAATGGATCTTTCTGCCAGGCTGCTGTCAAAGAGGAGTCATCTCCTGCAGGAATTACAGATGCACAACCAGTGAAGTCAGATACTATCCACAATATGCCAGATGCTAAGCCTCTCACTGGAAATCAGTCAA GTGCAAGTTGCAGTCCTCTAGATGACAGCCTCACCAATATCCAGTGGCTGGGCAAAATGAATACCAGTGCCTTGGAGCCACACCTTGCTAATCAGACAACTGACAAGGAGAAGAAGCTTCAGGCACCGCAGATTTTACAG ACCCACAGTACAAATTCCAACCCAGAAGGTTCCCATCAGCCCACGTTACAGAGACCGCCGTACTCCTACACGGCCATGATCCAGTTCGCCATCAACAGCAGGAAGAACAGAGGCATGACGCTGAAAGAAATTTACACATGGATCGAGGACCATTTCCCTTATTACAGAGAAGTGGCCAAACCAGGATGGAAG AATTCAATCCGCCACAATCTTTCTCTGCACGACATGTTCATCCGCGAGCGGTCGCCAGATGGTAAAACCTCTTTCTGGACAATTCGACCAGATATCAATCGATGCCTGACCCTTGATCAGGTTTACAGG CCTTGTTGCGATCCGGGGACCGTTTCTTCTCCTGTGCCGTTGCTTCCGTGTCCCCACCAA CATGAAAAGAAGAATATATCTGCCGCCGTAAGAAAAGCACCAGCTTCTACTG AGAGGAGGATGAAACCGCTGCTGCCCCGTACAGACTCTTACTTGGTTCCTATCCAGCTGCCCATTGCCTCCTCTGCTTATCTGCCGTCCTTGTCTGGTTCTTATTGCCCGTCTGGTTCcaagcacaaacaaaatgctTCACGCGGGACCAAGAGAGTCCGCATTGCCCCCAAG GTGACGGAGGGCGACAGTCCAGCCGTGGCTCTGGCTCCTCATGTCGACCTGAAGGCGGAACCCGTAAATGTTCCGACAAAACGCGAGACACGTAAACCTCCTCCGAAGAGGCAGTCCAGCAGCTCCCGCCGTAAGCAGAGCCTGGTGAACTCTCTGCAGGACGAGCCCATCCTCTTCTGCCCCGACAACAGCTTCTTTGACTCTGGCGTCGCCTCGGACGCGTCCACCTCCCAGGACGTGAGAGAAGCTGACAGcgccgagcagcagcagcacttccAGGGCAGCCCCGAGCGGGAACTCTACTTCAAGACGCCCATAAAGAGTCACAGCCACTTGAGCTCCTCCACGCCGAGCAAGCCACCGCCCAGCGTCACACTTGAACCCTGGAAGGTGACGCCCGTCGGCAAAGACAGCCAAAGCGTCCTGGACTTCAGTCCTATCCGCACGCCGGGCGGTCCCGTTGTCACGCCCCGACAGGAGTACACCACCTTCAGCTTCAACAGCACTCCCTTCAAAGAGCTGCCGCTGTTCAGCTCCCCCCGGGAGCTGCTCACCCCGGCCCCCTGCAGAGCCCCGCCGACGGATTCCCCCACCGAGACGCAGCTGGCGGACGCGCCCGCCGTTTCACCGTCCAACCGCTCCATCACGGAGGGCCTCATCCTGGACACCATGAACGACAGCCTGAGCAAGATTCTGGTGGACATCAGCTTCTCTGCGCTGGACGACGAAGACCTGGGCATCGCCAACATCAGCCTGTCCGAGTTCCTCGGTCAGTTCATGTAG
- the rhno1 gene encoding RAD9, HUS1, RAD1-interacting nuclear orphan protein 1 produces MLMPRKAIKADKPALQFIERPVGGSKLQHAPEVRAAVNPKDFFPESLTHNSSDLNSWVNPQFDCSSAAARPKRRGRRNGQKTSSLLDQCSQLSRQNNTCKYPSLPFRIRDQSQKQSRTTTTTKGAVSKVKNQPRASVCRSKRTANSAYSDTPKRQLVTARKRNAEALPDGAASHSRRLDRLGIQSEEVTSRCRIPAEGASTPTSTKLITTEVSSVCPPPDVDTPERMWEEVNCSSSSPRFLLFAQPCTSPCRGPPEALVADTPERDYGVKVTWRRRKGLMLMLKERELLSDSDALIHC; encoded by the exons ATGTTAATGCCCCGCAAAGCCATAAAGGCGGATAAGCCTGCCCTGCAATTTATCGAACGGCCTGTAGGAGGGAGCAAACTTCAACATGCGCCTGAAGTCCGAGCTGCAGTCAACCCTaaggatttttttccagagtCACTAACACATAACAGCTCAGATCTTAATTCGTGG GTAAACCCACAGTTTGACTGCTCATCTGCAGCTGCACGTCCAAAGAGACGAGGGAGGAGAAATGGGCAGAAAACCTCAAGTTTACTTGACCAATGTAGTCAGTTGTCCAGACAAAACAACACATGCAAATACCCCTCATTGCCATTTCGCATTCGGGACCAGTCTCAGAAACAGTCAAGGACCACAACCACAACAAAAGGTGCAgtatcaaaagtcaaaaatcaacCTCGTGCATCCGTTTGCCGCAGCAAAAGGACCGCAAATTCGGCTTACTCAGACACTCCAAAAAGGCAGTTGGTCACAGCTAGAAAAAGGAATGCTGAAGCACTTCCTGATGGCGCTGCCTCCCACAGTAGACGTTTGGATAGGCTTGGAATTCAATCTGAAGAAGTGACAAGTAGATGCAGAATTCCAGCAGAGGGAGCTTCAACACCTACCTCCACCAAGCTGATAACCACAGAAGTCAGCAGTGTTTGCCCCCCACCTGATGTGGACACTCCGGAAAGGATGTGGGAAGAGGTAAACTGTTCCTCTTCTTCCCCcagatttttactgtttgcTCAGCCATGTACATCACCATGCAGGGGCCCACCTGAAGCCTTGGTGGCCGACACACCAGAGAGGGACTATGGGGTGAAGGTGacatggaggaggagaaaggggctgatgttgatgttaaaagAAAGGGAGCTCCTTTCTGACTCGGATGCACTAATTCATTgctaa